A stretch of DNA from uncultured Methanobrevibacter sp.:
TCCTTTATAGCGAGCAATAGCTGCTACATCCTTATCTCCACGACCTGATACATTGATGACAATAATATCATTCTTATCCATATCCCCTGCAATTCTCATGGCATGAGCTATTGCATGTGATGACTCAATAGCTGGAATGATTCCTTCCATTCTAGATAAGTATTCAAATGCTTCCACTGCCTCATCATCAGTTGCTGAAACATACTCTGCTCTTCCGATATCATGCAAATAGGCATGTTCAGGACCAATTCCAGGATAATCAAGTCCTGCAGAGATAGAATAAACTGGAGAAATCTGACCATAGTTTCCTTGACAGAAATAAGATTTCATTCCATGGAAGATTCCAAGCTCACCTTTAGCAATTGTTGCTGCATGGAATTCAGTATCAATTCCTTTTCCTGCAGCTTCAACACCTACAAGCTTTACCTCTTCATCTTCCAGGAAATTGTAGAATGCTCCCATAGCATTGCTTCCACCACCAACACAAGCGATAACCATATCTGGCAATTTGCCTTCAAGCTCCATGATTTGCTCTTTTATCTCTTCACTGATTACAGCTTGGAAATCCCTTACAATTGTTGGAAATGGATGTGGCCCCATAGTGGATCCTATTACATAGTGAGTGTCATCAACTCTTGAAATCCATTCTCTGAATGCATCATTCACCGCATCCTTAAGCACTTTTGAACCGGTTGTTACGGTGTGAACCTTAGCTCCGAGAAGTTCCATTCTAAATACATTCAATGCTTGACGCCTGGTGTCCTCTTCACCCATGAACACTTCACATTCCATACCTAATAAAGCTGCTGCAGTAGCAGTAGCCACTCCATGCTGACCTGCACCGGTCTCTGCAATGACTCTGGTCTTTCCCATCTTTTTAGCCAAAAGGCATTGGCCAAGCACATTGTTTATCTTGTGAGCACCAGTATGGTTCAAGTCTTCACGCTTAAGGTAAATCTTCGCTCCACCAAGGTCTTCGGTCATTCTCTTTGCATAATACAATAATGAAGGTCTTCCTGCATATTCCTTCAATAGAGTGTTCAATTCCTCTACAAATTCAGGATCTTCCTTAAAATGATTATATTGTTCTTCCAAGTTCAGGAGTTCATTCATCAATGTTTCAGACATGTATTGTCCACCATGAACTCCAAATCGTCCTCTGCTCATATTTTATCTCCAATTTTAAAAATCAATATTTTTTGTAATTATCTCTTAATTTCTCCAATCATAAAATCCAAATATTTATTAGTAATTATTATTATCTATAATTTTCCATAATTTCAATGATTTTCTTGATTTTCTCTTCATCCTTGAATCCTTCAGTTTCAACGGAACTGCTTAAGTCAACTGCAAATGGATTGAATTCCTCAATAGCTAAAGCCAGGTTTTCACTGTTTAGACCTCCAGCTAAAAAAATGGAATTCTCAAAGAATTCACTCTCTTTATCTAGTAGACTCCAGTCGAATGTTTTGCCAGAGCCTTTTCCACTGTCTAATATAAAATAGTCAGATGCTGAATCTCGCCACTTCAATAGCTCATCATCATAATCAGCACCATCTTTTATTTCAATTGCATTTATAACAGGTATTTGTTTTCCAGTTTCTTCAATTGATTTATCTTTTAGATTCCTTATATACTTTTCATCTTCATCTCCATGAAGCTGGGCCATTTCGATTATTCCATCCTTGAACAAATCTACAATTAGCTTCATGTGCTCATTCACAAAGACTCCTACAGGAACTATATCCTCACTTAAAAGGTCTGACAATTCCTTAGCCTGCTCATATGATACCTTACGTGGACTCTCTGCAAAAACAAATCCAATGTAATCCGGCTTGTAGCTATTTGCCATTTCTATATCTTCAGCCCTTCTCATTCCACAAATCTTAAGCTTAACCATTCTTTAACTCCAAAATTAAGCGTTCTTCAACTCCTCAATCATAGCCTTTTTATCATCACTTCTCATTAAAGTTTCACCAATCAAGACTGCATCAACATTGTTTTCCTTTAATTTCCTTACATCTTCAGCAGTTTTAATTCCACTTTCTGAGATAAATATGATATCATCACTAACCAATCTACGTAGGTTTATGCTGTTTTCAATATCAACAGTGAAATCAGCAAGATTCCTATTGTTTACACCTATTATCTCTGCACCAGCATCTATTGCAGTCCTGATCTCATTTGCATCATGAGTTTCAACAATAGCAGAAAGACCTAAATCATGAGCTAAATCCAAATATTTCTTCAATTGAACATCCTCAAGTATTGAAACAATCAAAAGAATAGCTGAAGCCCCTAATGATTTAGCTTCCCATATCATATATTCATCTATTGTAAAGTCTTTTCTTAAAATTGGAATAGATACATTTTCAGCAATTTCCTTAAGGTAATCGTTAGATCCCTTGAAAAAATATGATTCTGTCAAAACTGATATTGCAGATGCTCCTGCTTGCTCATAATCCTTTGCGATTTTAATGTAATCAAAATCTTCAGCTATTAATCCTTTTGAAGGAGAAGCTTTCTTGACTTCCGCAATGATGGCAATTTCAGGGTCTTTCAAAGCTTCCTTAAAAGGGAAGTCATCATTGATATCCAGTTTTGATACTTCCTCTTTGAGTTGGCTTAAAGGCTTATTCCTTTTTGATTCAACCAATCTCTCTTCAGTCTTTGCAACAATTTTTTCCAGCATATAATCATCTATTAGTAAGCTAAGGTATTTATCTATTTGTAACTTCAATGAATCTTTCAAGCTGATTCAATGCCTTGCCTGAGTCAATGACCTCTTCAGCTAACCTGATTCCATCTTCCAATGAATCCACTTTCCCTGCAACATATAATCCTGCAGCTGAATTCAAAAGGACTGCATTTCTTCTTGGACCTTTTTCTCCGTTCAACACAGCTAATGTGATTTCTGCATTTTCCTTTGCATCCCCTCCAACAAGGTCTTCCTTAGATGAAATAGACATGCCAAAGTCCTCTGGAGAAAGTTCATAAGTCCTTGTCTTGCCATCCTTGAGTTCACATACTGCAGTCTTGTCACTAGCTGAAATCTCATCCATCACATCCAATCCATAGACAACCATTGCAGACTTAACCCCTAAATTTTTCAAAACATCTGTAAGGGGCTCCAAGAGTTCCCTTTCATACACTCCCAACACTTCCATTGAAGCACCTGCAGGACTTGTCAATGGTCCTAAAATATTGAATATTGTTCTAATGGAAAGCTCTTTACGCACTCCTGCAACATATTTCATTGAGAGATGGTAGTTTTGAGCAAAAAGGAAACATAAGTTTATTTCCTTTAGGCAACTTAAGCTTTTTTCAGGACTTATATTGATATTGACCCCTAATGCCTCAAGCACATCTGCTGCACCACATTTGCTTGAAGCGGATCTGTTTCCATGCTTTGCCACTGGAACGCCTGCAGCTGAAATCACAATGGAAGAGGTAGTGGAAATATTAAATGTATTTGAACCGTCCCCACCAGTTCCAACAATTTCCAAGACTTCCTCATCATTCAATAACCTTACACAGTGAGCCCTCATAGCTTCAGCAGATGCTGTGATTTCATCAATAGTTTCACCTTTCATTGACATTGCTGTTAAGTATGCGCTCATTTGAACTTCACTTGCCTTTCCGCTCATGATCTCATCCATTGTCTCATAAGCTTCCTCATAAGTTAAATCTTCATGTTTATATACCTTTAAAATTGCTTCTTTAATCATAAAAAATCCCTTTCTTGCTTTTTAAAAATTCTAATGTCTTCAATTAATCAGTTTTACTATTCTTTATTTAAAATAATATTTTTAAACAATCAATTACTATACCTTATTTAAAAAATTCTCTATAATTGTTAATCCATCTGGTGTCAATATTGATTCTGGGTGAAATTGTAGTCCATAGACATCAAATTCCTTATGCTTTACAGCCATGACTTCACCATCATCCTCTGATTTGGATATGATTTTCAATGAATCTGGAAGTGTATCCTCCAACAAGCTTAATGAATGATATCTTCCTACGGTTATCTCATTTGGCAACCCTTCAAAAAGGGAATCTAAGTCTAAGGAAATTCTTGAAGACTTACCATGCATCAATCTTTTTGCATATGAAACCTTAGCTCCAAATGCTGTGCAGATTGCCTGATGGCCTAAACAGACCCCCAAAATTGGAATTTCACTATAAAATTCCTTAACTATATCTATGCAGATTCCTGCATTTTCACATCTTCCAGGACCTGGGGACAATATGATTGCTTCAGGATTCAAAGCCCTAATTTCATCAATGCTAATTTTATCATTCCTATAAACCATTATATCTGGATAAACTTCACCAATCAATTGGAATAGGTTATATGAAAAGCTGTCATAATTGTCTATAAGTAGAATCATTCTATCCCTCCATCTGCTAATCTTAAAGCATTCATTACTGCTCTTGCCTTATTGTTGCACTCTTCAAATTCATTCTCAGGCACACTGTCTGCAACAATGCCTGCACCAACTCTAATGAAAACCTTTTTGTCCCTTGCAAATGCAATTCTGATTGCAATGCAAGTGTCTAAATTGCCGGTTAAATCTATGTATCCAATAGCTCCACCATAGATTCCTCTCTTATTGTCTTCAAGCTCATTGATTATCTCACAAGCCCTTATCTTTGGGGCTCCGGATAATGTACCCGCGGGAAGGATTGAATCAATTGTGGATAAGTAGTCATAATTCTCTCTTAGAATTCCTTCAACAGTTGAACCTATATGCATCACATGGGAGAACCTTACAATATCCATGTATCTATTCACCTTAACAGATCCTATTTCACTTATTTTACCAATGTCATTTCTTCCCAAATCAACCAGCATATTATGTTCAGCCAATTCCTTTTCATCAGCAAGCAAGTCCTCTTCCAATAATCTGTCTTCCTCGTCTGTTTTTCCTCTTGGCCTTGTTCCTGCAAGAGGGAAAGTGTAGACTTGATTGTCAACAAGCTTTACAAGGGTTTCTGGACTTGCACCTGCAATCTCTATGTCATCACTTGAGAAATAGAACATATAAGGTGAAGGGTTTGTAGTTCTTAAGACCCTATAAACATCAAACAGGCTTCCTTCAATATCCGCTTCAATTCTATTTGAAAGCACGACTTGGAATATGTCTCCTTCTGTAATGTAATCCTTTGCCTTTTCAACCATATCGCAGTATTCATCTTTTGAAAACAAGTATCTGAAATCGGATTTGAGTTCAATAGGTAAATGTTTGGTAATTTCCTTCCTAATCTTATCTATCTCTTCCAAGGAATCTATTTCCCTCATTTTTTGACTAGCTTCCAATGTTTTCTTATTGGTTAAATGATGATTGAAATCATCATCAAGCAAATCCACAATATTATCTGCCTTAATGATATCCACTATGTCCAAAATGGATTTGCATGCTTCAGCATAGTTTTCTTCAATGAAACGTTGATCTTCACTTATTTCCATATTAACAATGACAACAATCTTTTGCTTAAAATTGTCAAATGCAATTACCTTATCAAAAAGCATCAAATCAACATCCTTGAATGCATCCTGATTCTGTGCATCCAAGATAAGTGAAGGTTCACTGTATTTAATGTAATCATAAGAGAAATATCCTACAAGCCCTCCTGAAAAAGGAGGCATCCCTTCAATCTTTGGGGATTTGTTCTCTTCCACAATTTCTCTGATATACTCTCCAGGATTATCAGTTTTGACTTTAAAGCATTTGTCTTCATCATCTTCTATTTCACAATCACTGAAACTTGACATGCCTTTAATGGAGAGATTGCCGTCTTGACAGGTAATTTCAAGAATAGGATTGAAACCTAAGAAACTGTATCTTCCCCAATTTTTAGAATCCTCTACACTTTCAAGCATGTAGCAATGATTGCTTAAGATCCTAAGTCTTCTTAAAACTTCAATAGAAGTTTTTGTATCTGAAAATATCTCGCAGCTAATTGGAATCCTTTTATAGGAAGGATCCTTAGCTATTTCTTTTGCTTCTTCAATATT
This window harbors:
- the trpD gene encoding anthranilate phosphoribosyltransferase yields the protein MIKEAILKVYKHEDLTYEEAYETMDEIMSGKASEVQMSAYLTAMSMKGETIDEITASAEAMRAHCVRLLNDEEVLEIVGTGGDGSNTFNISTTSSIVISAAGVPVAKHGNRSASSKCGAADVLEALGVNINISPEKSLSCLKEINLCFLFAQNYHLSMKYVAGVRKELSIRTIFNILGPLTSPAGASMEVLGVYERELLEPLTDVLKNLGVKSAMVVYGLDVMDEISASDKTAVCELKDGKTRTYELSPEDFGMSISSKEDLVGGDAKENAEITLAVLNGEKGPRRNAVLLNSAAGLYVAGKVDSLEDGIRLAEEVIDSGKALNQLERFIEVTNR
- a CDS encoding phosphoribosylanthranilate isomerase produces the protein MVKLKICGMRRAEDIEMANSYKPDYIGFVFAESPRKVSYEQAKELSDLLSEDIVPVGVFVNEHMKLIVDLFKDGIIEMAQLHGDEDEKYIRNLKDKSIEETGKQIPVINAIEIKDGADYDDELLKWRDSASDYFILDSGKGSGKTFDWSLLDKESEFFENSIFLAGGLNSENLALAIEEFNPFAVDLSSSVETEGFKDEEKIKKIIEIMENYR
- the trpB gene encoding tryptophan synthase subunit beta; the encoded protein is MSRGRFGVHGGQYMSETLMNELLNLEEQYNHFKEDPEFVEELNTLLKEYAGRPSLLYYAKRMTEDLGGAKIYLKREDLNHTGAHKINNVLGQCLLAKKMGKTRVIAETGAGQHGVATATAAALLGMECEVFMGEEDTRRQALNVFRMELLGAKVHTVTTGSKVLKDAVNDAFREWISRVDDTHYVIGSTMGPHPFPTIVRDFQAVISEEIKEQIMELEGKLPDMVIACVGGGSNAMGAFYNFLEDEEVKLVGVEAAGKGIDTEFHAATIAKGELGIFHGMKSYFCQGNYGQISPVYSISAGLDYPGIGPEHAYLHDIGRAEYVSATDDEAVEAFEYLSRMEGIIPAIESSHAIAHAMRIAGDMDKNDIIVINVSGRGDKDVAAIARYKGVELYE
- a CDS encoding anthranilate synthase component I family protein, translated to MFFPNIEEAKEIAKDPSYKRIPISCEIFSDTKTSIEVLRRLRILSNHCYMLESVEDSKNWGRYSFLGFNPILEITCQDGNLSIKGMSSFSDCEIEDDEDKCFKVKTDNPGEYIREIVEENKSPKIEGMPPFSGGLVGYFSYDYIKYSEPSLILDAQNQDAFKDVDLMLFDKVIAFDNFKQKIVVIVNMEISEDQRFIEENYAEACKSILDIVDIIKADNIVDLLDDDFNHHLTNKKTLEASQKMREIDSLEEIDKIRKEITKHLPIELKSDFRYLFSKDEYCDMVEKAKDYITEGDIFQVVLSNRIEADIEGSLFDVYRVLRTTNPSPYMFYFSSDDIEIAGASPETLVKLVDNQVYTFPLAGTRPRGKTDEEDRLLEEDLLADEKELAEHNMLVDLGRNDIGKISEIGSVKVNRYMDIVRFSHVMHIGSTVEGILRENYDYLSTIDSILPAGTLSGAPKIRACEIINELEDNKRGIYGGAIGYIDLTGNLDTCIAIRIAFARDKKVFIRVGAGIVADSVPENEFEECNNKARAVMNALRLADGGIE
- a CDS encoding aminodeoxychorismate/anthranilate synthase component II yields the protein MILLIDNYDSFSYNLFQLIGEVYPDIMVYRNDKISIDEIRALNPEAIILSPGPGRCENAGICIDIVKEFYSEIPILGVCLGHQAICTAFGAKVSYAKRLMHGKSSRISLDLDSLFEGLPNEITVGRYHSLSLLEDTLPDSLKIISKSEDDGEVMAVKHKEFDVYGLQFHPESILTPDGLTIIENFLNKV
- the trpC gene encoding indole-3-glycerol phosphate synthase TrpC, which codes for MLEKIVAKTEERLVESKRNKPLSQLKEEVSKLDINDDFPFKEALKDPEIAIIAEVKKASPSKGLIAEDFDYIKIAKDYEQAGASAISVLTESYFFKGSNDYLKEIAENVSIPILRKDFTIDEYMIWEAKSLGASAILLIVSILEDVQLKKYLDLAHDLGLSAIVETHDANEIRTAIDAGAEIIGVNNRNLADFTVDIENSINLRRLVSDDIIFISESGIKTAEDVRKLKENNVDAVLIGETLMRSDDKKAMIEELKNA